ATGCAGCACAACCATATTTCCAAGAGTTATCTGATTATTGAAACGGAAGGCTGCACAAAACCCGTTTTATGAGTAGGTTACCCGCGTGGATTACAAGTATTAACCTTTCGTTTTTGGTGTATCTCAAAGGATGAAGACTATGGGTATTTTTACGTGGATTGTGTTTGGTCTTATTGCGGGTGTGGTTGCGAAATTTATTATGCCGGGACGTGATGGTGGTGGATTTATTCTCACAAGCATATTGGGAATTGCAGGTGCCGTACTTGGCGGCTGGTTGGCGACCCTATCTGGTATTGGGGGAAGCGTAACTGGATTTAATTTATACAGTTTTTTTATTGCTATAGCGGGAGCACTTGTAGTGCTTTTTATTTTCAAAGTCGTACGAAATAAAAGTAGCTCATAGCGTCTTGATTCAAATAATGCCCGTCTCAATAAGGATGCCGGGTATTTTGAACGACTTCCTGCATGGCGCTGAATTCCGTTTCTCAAACGGAACCCCAGGAGAAGTAGTTATGAAAAAAATAAAAGCCTTACCATCCATTACGCTGATTATGTCATTAATTACGGCATCAACTGCATTTGCAAATTCAGATGAAATTCAAGACTTAGGATTAAAAGCAGGCCGTGGAGATGCAGCGGCAAATCTCGAACTGGCTAAGCGTTTTGAAAGTGGTGATGGCATAGAGAAGAATCTTGGTCAGGAATACTTTTATTACAGTCGAGCCATTCATTTTGGGAAATCAGAAGAAGCCCGTAAGCTATTTGATGCCCTTCGTAGCCGTTATAGCGAAATAGAAGCACAAGCCAAATCAGGCAATTTAAAAGCACAGTACGATTTTGCTACAATACTGGCAGCAGATTCTAGTTATGAAAACATTTATCCGCGCCGTAATAAGCCCAAATCTATTGACTGGTATCAGCGTGCAGCCAAACAGGGATATCGACCAGCCCAGAAAGCACTAGCTGCAGTTTATGCCAGAGGTGAACTTGGAAAGCCAGACACCGAAGAATCCCTGTATTGGTATTCTACATGCGCACAATCAGGTAGCGCCAGCGATCAGCTGGAATTAGCCGAATGTTAGGACTCCGTTTTCCATGCGGCTCCCCTGCGACAGCGAATAGCATCACTTAAGTTTCCGATTTATGCCTTATCCCCATGTGATCGATACGGCAGCACCATTTGATATTATGGTCCCACCCGGCAGTTTCGTTGATTTCCAATGTCCCTGATGCAATAAGATCATCTCTATTGCCGAATTCATCAAAGTCTATCTCTGTTATAGAAACATTTATTCCAACAGTAAATTCAACAAAGTTAACTACTACGTTCTTCCTGAGATTATTCCTAGAAAACAGGATTAAATTCAGCTCTAGTAGTTCATTAAAATTCACTAAAAATTCCATCTCAATATTCATTTGTTATCTTATTCCACGTAATATGGAAGGATTCCGGGGCCAGGATCAAGCCCGAACGCAGACACCCGAGGAATGAAAAAAAATAAAATAGACCATCATTTTTTCATTTTTAGAATTTACTCCATTACCAAATGTAAGATTGTCATTTTGCACTAGGTATTCCGTGGTTGGACAGAACAACCGGAATGTCCAATCAGTGAAGAATTGCCCACATGCCGATGCAAATGCAAAATAAACCACCCAATAAAACTGTCAGAGTCTCAGACCAGTAGTGCCAAGGCTGATCCACCTTCCTGTAGATATATTTTTTATTCGTAAAACGGTAGCGTCCGTGAAATTCACCGTTCAACAATGAACTTCCTCCCCAGCTCAGGCACCCACAACCAGAGATGATCAAAAAACAATAGGCGACGGTATCAGACATCAATTTTTCCTTACTGTGGACAGAATCACCTGAACGTCCAATGTGGCGCGGGAATTAACAGGAAAGAGGTTCCGGTGCCAGGATCAAGCCCGAACGCAGACACCGGAGCGCCAAAGTGCGGCGCTCCTCCAGTTTACCAGGTCGCCGTCCACAGTGCGGGAAAAACTTGTTCAGATAATTTGTAACGGTCGAAGTGGCAGAACGGATTGGCCATCGTGCTTAATGCACAGCCGGCGTTTGTTTGTTTTGTTGTTTTACAGTGAGTTAGCGGTTTTTTGTGACGGGAAGTATCGGTGATTATATGTGATGGTATCAGTAACTGCGGTGCGCTGTGTGAAATCTGAAAGGCTGCGGAAAGGTCTGGAGGCGAGATTTTACGTAGAACGGGCAGAAGAAAGGCCGCGAATGCGATCCTGGTTAACAAAATCTTCCGGTTATACCTAATCATCCAATATGATTTTAATGTCACATTCTTTTTCAGTAAAATACGCAACGGAATTTCCCTGTGAATCAGCGCGTCCTGAATAATTTAACGTCTCATTGCATGCATTTATAGTATAAAGCACATGAGGCATCGGTTTTGACTCCTCATCCTGGATTCTGAAAAAATTATAATATTTACCTTTACCAACAGGTTTTAAAAACACCCATGTCACTTTACTATTTCGGCTGTCAGGTTTGATTAATAATTCAGTCGTTTGATCACCATCAGTGAAATTAGCTAAAACCGTATATTCATTAATTAATGTGCCATTTCCTCCAGCATTAACAATAACCCCCCCTTCAACTTGAACTACGTAGCGCTCTTCATTAAAAATATCAAGATCATATTTCGTGGATGCCGGGATTTTAACTATGTCACGCTGATAATAGTATGCCGAATACAAAATGCCAAACAGCAGTAACAAAAAACCGATAATTCTTTTCATTTTATCTCTCTGAATGCTGCATCAGTCTTTTTGGCATTTGGATTTATGCAAGACCATATAGCTGTCAATAACCCCAGGAACCAGAATATGCAACTCGATAACTGAAAATTAGCCACGGTTTCAGAACATTCTACGCCACATCCACTGCCACTAACACCCATTCCAACAGCCATGAAACTAATAAATAAGGTTAATAATGCAAGTATAACGAAAAGAATTGTCAGTGCTATCTTTGTACGTTTTTTCATAGTTAAACCTTGATTTCAGTCAAACTTTTACTTTTGACCGCCTATATGTAGTGGTGTCAATATACCAAGCCAGATCCATGACCGCCAGCAGAACTGGGAAGGAAATAGAGCTATTAGCCTCCCCTCAAAATAAGAGCTTCTGCGGAATTTGAAACTGACATTTCTACTCATTAAAAAATATTTCTGAGTGAATATCATTTATTTTACCAGACCAGATCCTGCACCACCATCAAACCTGGACAGAAGTTGCCACCCTGTCCAGGAGTCGGAAATAGAGGGTTACCCAGCGTGTTTTGTATTGCAGTGATCAGTCATTGTGATTCACTTTTTTATTTTTGCCAGGAGATATGATTGCTATTACAGCCATCACTAATGCAAGCACCAAAAAAACAAGACCGGCATTCTGGAAGAACTCCATGTTGGCAGAGCACTGAGCGCCACAACCGCTTCCACTGACACTTAGCCCGGCAATCATCAGACTTAAAAATCTGCTGATTAATGAGAGTGCCAGAAAAAGCGCCGCAATCAGAACCATCACCACTCGTCTGCTCATAAATCAATATCCTTTTAGTTGAAAATCAGCTTCCTGTTGATATCTTACCATTCCATCGGCCCCCAAATCCCCATATTGGGATTTGGTCGATCTTCCAAATTCATTCTGGCCAGGTTTCTTCCCCGCGCTTGAAAACATCTCGATTATAGCACTCAAAAATACTCTTCTGGCAGGCTTTATCAAGATAATGCAATGCTGTTTGTCTATTTTTTATAACCCCCTCACCTCTGTTATACATTAATGATATACCACTAAAAGCACTTGCCTGAAGATCTCCATAGGGTATTTTTGCTGCATCATTAAATAGTTTCATTGCTTTTGAATAATCAGGAGTTGCGTTGTTAGATAAATCGTACGCTTGTGAAAGCATTGCGTATCCATTACCTTTGTCGGCAAGTTTGTTAATTTCCACTCTGTACTTGTTGTCATAATTTCCGTTTTTCATTTTATATTCAAGCACACTGACCAGACCTTTTTGCGCCTCTGGAAAACCAAGTTCTATGGCTTTTTCGTAATACTTGTATGCCAAATCCGGATCTGATTTTAGAACCAATCCAGCAAGCATTGACCAACTTTCAGGGTATCCTTTCTGCGTAGATGCATCAATTAATTGACGAGCTTTCTTGAAATCAGTTTTTGTACCTAAACCGTTATAATACATAACAGCAAGATAAAGCTGGGCGGAGGGGTCACCTGCATCAGAGGATGTTTGTAGTGCCGCAAATGCTTGTGCGAATAGTTTTTTAGCTAATTCATTATCGGGGGCTACCGTGTAGTTAGTAAGATCTTCATCCGCATTTTCGTACATTAAACCCATTTCAAATAACGAAAGACCATTTCCAGAATTTTTAAAATAGTCAAGTGCCTTAAAGTTGTTAACATCGACACCATTACCCTTTAAATACTTCACCCCCTGCTTATAATCGCTATCATCTGACAGCATTGTGGCAAATACAGGATGGCTAAAAATAGTAAAAGCTATAAAACAGTAAGGTAATTTCATTTAATATCCTTTTTGTTAACGCGTTGTCGTATTGGGTTAGAATGGGAAGTTCTCCCCTTCATTGATTACTTCTTTGCTAGCGCAGGGCTGAATACAAAGAACATCCGGGTATCGCGGTTATTAAGCAATGAACAATTATTCATGTGGTCATAAGCATGATGAAAATAACTGCCCAGGAAATGAAAAAACCTACCAAGAAAGCACATCCAGTATATTGCCACTTCATTTTACGTAATAATGCACATATGACCGTAGCTATCAGTGTAAACCCAGCCCCCCACATTGATGCCCAGATAGTTATTACCAGAAAAATATCAACCCAGGTTATGTCCATCTTATACCTTGTGATGCGGAGATAATCCATGTATCAGAATGCGGTGTTTGAAGCCCAATGGTATGGAATTAAAATCATACGGTTGGGGTTCACCTCCTTACACCAGTCGAAATGCTTTACCACCGGGCTTATCAATACCCATTTTCCTCTGAGTCGCATCAACTGCCCGGCGGACATCACCAAAATTATCGAGCAGCATCGGCGGCCGTGCCGCCTGTCGCAGGCACTTATTACGTCGCTCGCTGATCCACACTCGCTCACCAGGGGACAGGTGTTCGTCAAAAACAACTAGCCAGCGCGCTGCAGCTCGTCGCCATAACCCCGCTTTTTCTAGGGTTTCGGCTATCTCATCTGAGACAAATTCGATTTTTGGTACGGGTTTACTGGGCACAGGAACCTCTCGCTTCTATAATCATGCGTGAAAATTATACTACGACAAGCTATTAAATTTCATATTATCAATGTGTTATCTGTTTTTTATTTATCCGAAACAGATGCGAGAGGTAAGATTGGATTTTTTCGGGGGATGTTGCTGGTTTACAGATATATTCAGTCCGTTATTTATTCCTCCCCGTTAAACAGACAGCCACTTCTTTTAATGGTGGCACACGATATGCTTACCGTCAGGACACCCAGTTTGTAAAGGGTTGAAATCTTTTAATATTCAATCTGCCAATGCACGAGTAATATTTGTAATATCATTCTTATATATTAGTGAATACGCACTAAACTTGGGTGAAAATCAGTAAAGGGTGATGATACCAGAGCCATTTAAGATGAAAAAAAGAAGAAACAGACTCGATGATGTCGAAGTTAAATTTGCTGTTATCGCGGCAATATCTGTTTTCCTGTTCATCCTGTTTATTGGCTTTCCGGCTCCGTCGTATTAGGGCAGTTTGGCTATCGGAAATCATCGAGGAATTTTTTCTCCTCCGGTGTTAATGATGTCATTCGTGCCATAACACCTCCCGATAAAAAATGCTGTTAACCTGAAATGAGAAAATAGCCATCATAGAGCTTTTAATAAGAGACCAGTTGCCTGTATTGTGATGTATGTATTATCGGAATCATCATTCCGTTGCATAACGATTCGTTAAAATTACTCCCAAACCAGGCTGTGTTCTGAATGCCACCAGGCGATATGGGGTGCCCACAGACATTGATGGGACACAGGGATCTTAACTATGTCATACTGACAATGGCATGCCGAATAAAAAAGCAGTAACAAAAGCCAGGCAATTCATTTCATTTTACATCTCCGTACATTCCATCAATCTATTTTAGTATTTGAGGTTAAGCGGGATTATATAATTACCTGATCCGCCAGGCCCCTGAATATGTAATCCCATGCAGAAAATGATGGAAATAGCTTTCATTTCAATATTCACACGCATTACAAAATGTAATGCGCTTCAGTATGAATAATACATAGAAAATTAATGCTGCATCCTTTTTAACATTAGTCATTGTAAAAAACTTACTGAGTATACGGTGGCAATCTATCTATTTTATTTAAATTCAATGAATGAACAATTTCTTTTACAGAATGAATACATTATGCTAATACATTGATAAAAATGAAGAATGAACCTGGGCAGAATCTCAAATCAGGAGCGTAAATCACGAGAGAAGAGTTTCCGGTGCCTGGATCAAGCCAGAACGCAGACACCGGAGCGCCGATCAGCGACGCCAGAATAGTTTAGCAAAAATCGAGCCCCGAATTTTCTGTATTATTCATCTGAACAGAACAACGTAAATTTTCAGAGCTTACATTTACCTCTCAGCAGCTTCACGGTCCAAACCAATCCTCAGCAACTGCCTCCACAACCAACCAGTAGCAAAATCCAATCAGGTGTTTTTTAGTGAACACAGGATAAATTTTAGAAATATGTGAGGGGAATGATTATATACCAGAGCCGTTTTAGATGAAAAAAAGAAAAAACAGACTCAATGATGTTGAAGTTACAGTTGTCGTCCCAGCATGTGTATTACTGTTTATTGGTTTTTCAGTTCCATCGCATTAGTAACAGCTAACAGGATGCTGATATTGAGACACTACGCCGAAACCTCCGAAATTACGGTCATCAGGAATTAGTGTTATTTAATCCTGTTTCCCATATGCGATTATGGGCTATGGAAAGCAATGAAAAAAATGACCATATCCAGCTCGCAACTTTAGTTCATCGGCCTACCACTGGCAGGGTCGAGATTTTCTTTGCGGCTTAATTTTTTAATCAGCGCTTCCGGCGGCTTTGCTACCGCAATGATCGTGTTTTTTTGCTGCGGTAATATACCATCCCATTCGGGAAGTGGTGCGGGCGGTAGTGGTACATACTTGTTTACGTCCGGAATGATTACCCCGGAGACAACGAAATTATCTTGATTGGAGATTAAAAACTGAAAATAGAATTCATAACGTTTTGCTCGTTCCAGGTCCGGTTTGATATTTAATTTTTTGCGTGTTTTATTTTCATTACCCACTATATGGCTTATTGGCTGTCCCTGGAATATACCTTCTAATAAAATAGCGGATCGGGTTGAACCGGCAGCAACGCCGCGTTGTAATAACGGTATGATGCTATCATCTGTTCCATATCGTAACTCAATTGCAGCGGCATCACCCCACGCGCTTTGATGTCCTTGACTCGCAGCACACAGGTAGAGTTCTTTTGCACGCAACCAGGCGTTTTTAGGTGGGCTGGGGATCGCAATTTTGCTGATAATCTGGCTATCATCAAGATACTCTGCGAGCTTATATTGTCCTTCCGCACTCCCCGCCTTTGCCGCCAGATAGTAATAAGCTGCAGCTTCGGCAGACCTCCATTGTTGCGCTAGTTCTCCCGCTTTTTCTAAATAACCGTTAGCCGTTTTTTGTTGCAGGAGTTGATCTTTAAGTTGCGCTATCTCATCGTCGCGCTGGCGTCTTCTGTCTGTTGACATATTGCTGTAATAACCGCTATCTGGTCGATATTTATATAAAAGATTAATGAGTGCTGTATAAGCAGGATAATAGCCTTCAGCCACGGCAATACGGTAGTAACGAGCTATTGCGGTGAAATCACCTTCCTCTTTGGAAAATGATTCTGGGGCCTGATATTCCAGGTACTGTCCATAGCGAAAGATTGATTCAACTTCTTTACTAGTGGGAGTGATTTGTTCATGAGTACAGGTAAAAGAGTCTGTATTGCGTAACTCTCTCAGCGTCTGATCAATTTCCGCCTGGGTGAGACTGCTGGCCTGAACCTGACAAACAAGAGTAAGCAGAGCCATTGTGATGAAATAGCGGATTCTCTTAATCGTTGCCATCGTTTGGTCCTTAATATGCTCATCCCTGAAAATATGTTACCGCTATCGGCATAAATAGCACTGAAAAAGCCTTTTTTAGAAACAGCCGCTCAGAGTCTTACAGCATCATCACATGGCATGGTGGGAAAAAGCTGAGATTTGACGACATTTGTCACAGTTCAGCCCAGCTTAAGCGGACAACCGATAAAAGGTAAAACATCCGGCACTGTCGCGAAGGTCTATTTTTCAGAAAATTTCCCAGATGGGTTAACACAACGCGCCGGGGAAATATTCTGTGGTGAAACGTTGCAACAGTGCCTGTTAATGCGACGTCGCCTGTCAGGCTACGCCATGGATCTGAGCCTTACCGTTATGCAGGAAGCAGGTTTTGGTGAAGAGAGTCAAATCGACAAAGTTGGGCAGCCGAATGTCCTGAATATCCGGCAGTCTTTTTCTTTCAGGATCAAATGACCTGTCAACCTGTGAAATGAATGCAACTATAACACCCGTTTTGCTGGCGAAATCACCCAGCGCGGTAATTTGCTCCGATAGCTCAGGCTTGTTACGCTGCTGGTCGAGTAGCTGAAGATAATCAACTACAACGATGCTTCCTCGTGGGGAACCTGACAAATGGCGGATGATGAAATTTGCGCAGATTTCGTCTGAGGTGACAATATCAAGTGAGTCGCCAATACCGGGTGTGTCTTTTTCTAAAGACCTGATGTGTGTCCTGGCCTGGCGTTCCGTAAGTTCCAGGGTGAAGAATATCGCTTTCCGGCCATATCGGGCTGCATCAATTAAAAGCTGAAGCCCAAGAGTGGTCTTGCCATGCCCCGGACGACCAGCGACCAGCAGCAGGTCCCCATAATCCAGCCGGGACAATAACATTTCTGACAGCGAAAGCGCTGCAACGTGTGATGAGAGCAAACTCCATTGCGCAAATCCTTCTTCGCGCGCAATCTGATCCAGAGCTTTGTGCAGGGGGACATTATTATTCCGGGCAATCAATTTAGCCCGACGTTTCAACAGGAATAAGGGGGCAGAAAGTTTCATCAAAGGACCTCCACTCCGAGCCAAAGACGCAACCCCTCCTTATGCGACGCTCGAACGAATGGTTCGATGATTATGGTGTAACCCTGCATGTTAAATACTTCCCCTTCAGGAGGGAGGAGGCGTGGGCTAAGCCTTGATTCCGACGATTTTAGCAAGCAGTATACTTCGTCGCAAGCCCCGACGAACCCTACCGTTTGCTGCAAAAAGTTGCTCCGCATGATGCATAAAGGACAATATCAGTGTGCGAGCGGCTGGCAATAATGCAACAGCCCCCTGCACAGTATCCCCTGTCATTGTAAAAGGAAGAGCCAGGGATGAGACTTCGCGAAAGTTCTTTTCGTCTTTTTCGGCCAACCCATCAACGGCGAAAAGGTTGCGGTTTTGACCAGGAATACTCGGATTCCTGACGCTCGTCATCCCGCTCAAGCTGTTTTTTAGCCGCATACCTGGCGGCTTGTATCTGCACCCTCGCCCGGTTAAGCACAATGTGCCTGGTCGGCAGATTGAGTTTCTTTCCTGTCGCCCGCTCAGCTTCAGCTACTGCATCATCGAGGAATTTTTTCTCCTCCGGTGTTAATGATGTCATTCGTGCCATAAAACCTCTCGATAGAAAAATGCTGTCATCCGCGTCCGAAACCAATCGATTACGGACCCCACGTTGATTGTCATTCGCGGACAGCCTGAACGATTCGTACATTTCTTACGTCCGGTGAAGCGAAATCGCTCGTTATGCTGAACATACGTAACGTAACAAAATATTCGCTTTCCACGCGGCCACCACAAAGAATCATCCGAACCTAATCTTCAGTGTGCACTAAATACTTCACCGCTTTATTATTACGTTTGAGTTTAGCCAGACTCTCAGGAAGTTGCCCAAACCCTGTGACGTCAAATTCAGGTAACACGATCGCGCCGCGCCCTATTTCCGCCAGCAAAAACTGCCCGGCACGGACTAATTCAGCCCACTGGAGATCGTCCCCGTACTGATGCATCGCGCCAAGGGCAATTTCATGTACAGAGATACAAGTACTGAACGCTGCTAACGGAGTTCTGCTAACCCTGTCCTGAACACACACAAGATGCCCATAATAGCCCAACAGTGGTGCCAGGGTTGCTGTATGTTCACCACTGACCATATCCAGAGCAGCATACAGCGACTGCCCGCCTAATTGTTGTCTCAGTTGCTGATGCCAGTGGTGGTCTTTATAGTCAAATGCATGAATGACGCCCCATAGTTTTAAGCGGTCATGATTCACTCTGCTGGCAGTGACATACACCTGTGCGCCCTGTGCAATGAGCAATTGAGTCAGAATAGATCCCACAGAACCGCCAGCACCGCTGACCAGTACTCGCTTACCTTTCAGTTCAGGTAACTTTTTCATCGCCTGCCACGCAGTCAGCCCAGGACAAGGCAGCGCGGCGGCGGCCAGATCGCTTATACTGTCAGGAACAGGGATCACCGCCTTGGCAGAAACAAGGGTATGGTGGCTAAAACTCCCATGCTCCCGCAAGCTGGTGTGATAGCACACACGGGAGCCGACCCGTAGATGGTTCACTCTGGAGCCAACTGCAACAATCACCCCCATTCCATCAACACCAGGGATATGACCCGATTCCCACAAGTTAGAAGGCTGTTCAATAAACTTCCAGTCAACAGGATTCAGGCCAGCCACTCTGTTAGCCACCAACACCTGATGAGCATCCGGTTGAGAAATACGGGTAACAGTTTGAATTAAACCAGTAGGTTCACCTGGCTGGCTCCAGCGCCACGCTGAGTTCTGCTTTTGCATTAACGTTGTCCTTTGTTTTTACGTTCTTAATATACATTTCCATTAAATTAGGCTTCCCCCTAATCAGAGGAGTAGTCCCGCAATACACTGGCAATGCGTATTCTGTAGAAAGAAAAAATTGACTGCTGCCCTTCCAGTTGAGCAGCCTGATGCATAGCATTGTTTTTCCAGCTGAGCACGGCATCCTCGTCTTCCCACCATGAAAGAGAAAGAATTTTCCCTGGCGTACTAATGCTCTGGAATCGTTCAATTGAAATAAATCCTGGGATATCTGACAGTAAAGGCTTCAGTTCAGAAGCTAGCTGAAGATATCGTTCCTGCGCTTGAAGTGGGGTTTCTGCTTCAAAAATTACTGCAAACATTCTGTATATCCACTGTCAATTTGCTTAAACAGACCTGCGATGTGCCGATGCTGCCGTGTTTACCCGACAGAACTACTTACCGCCTGCCTGTATTTTGCGATATGCTTACCCACGTAATGTGGACAAACGTATATAAAAATCAAAGGCCAGTA
The nucleotide sequence above comes from Buttiauxella selenatireducens. Encoded proteins:
- a CDS encoding tetratricopeptide repeat protein, with the translated sequence MKLPYCFIAFTIFSHPVFATMLSDDSDYKQGVKYLKGNGVDVNNFKALDYFKNSGNGLSLFEMGLMYENADEDLTNYTVAPDNELAKKLFAQAFAALQTSSDAGDPSAQLYLAVMYYNGLGTKTDFKKARQLIDASTQKGYPESWSMLAGLVLKSDPDLAYKYYEKAIELGFPEAQKGLVSVLEYKMKNGNYDNKYRVEINKLADKGNGYAMLSQAYDLSNNATPDYSKAMKLFNDAAKIPYGDLQASAFSGISLMYNRGEGVIKNRQTALHYLDKACQKSIFECYNRDVFKRGEETWPE
- a CDS encoding GlsB/YeaQ/YmgE family stress response membrane protein, producing the protein MGIFTWIVFGLIAGVVAKFIMPGRDGGGFILTSILGIAGAVLGGWLATLSGIGGSVTGFNLYSFFIAIAGALVVLFIFKVVRNKSSS
- a CDS encoding tetratricopeptide repeat protein, yielding MKKIKALPSITLIMSLITASTAFANSDEIQDLGLKAGRGDAAANLELAKRFESGDGIEKNLGQEYFYYSRAIHFGKSEEARKLFDALRSRYSEIEAQAKSGNLKAQYDFATILAADSSYENIYPRRNKPKSIDWYQRAAKQGYRPAQKALAAVYARGELGKPDTEESLYWYSTCAQSGSASDQLELAEC
- a CDS encoding PerC family transcriptional regulator; amino-acid sequence: MPSKPVPKIEFVSDEIAETLEKAGLWRRAAARWLVVFDEHLSPGERVWISERRNKCLRQAARPPMLLDNFGDVRRAVDATQRKMGIDKPGGKAFRLV
- a CDS encoding alcohol dehydrogenase catalytic domain-containing protein, which codes for MQKQNSAWRWSQPGEPTGLIQTVTRISQPDAHQVLVANRVAGLNPVDWKFIEQPSNLWESGHIPGVDGMGVIVAVGSRVNHLRVGSRVCYHTSLREHGSFSHHTLVSAKAVIPVPDSISDLAAAALPCPGLTAWQAMKKLPELKGKRVLVSGAGGSVGSILTQLLIAQGAQVYVTASRVNHDRLKLWGVIHAFDYKDHHWHQQLRQQLGGQSLYAALDMVSGEHTATLAPLLGYYGHLVCVQDRVSRTPLAAFSTCISVHEIALGAMHQYGDDLQWAELVRAGQFLLAEIGRGAIVLPEFDVTGFGQLPESLAKLKRNNKAVKYLVHTED
- a CDS encoding DNA helicase; translated protein: MKLSAPLFLLKRRAKLIARNNNVPLHKALDQIAREEGFAQWSLLSSHVAALSLSEMLLSRLDYGDLLLVAGRPGHGKTTLGLQLLIDAARYGRKAIFFTLELTERQARTHIRSLEKDTPGIGDSLDIVTSDEICANFIIRHLSGSPRGSIVVVDYLQLLDQQRNKPELSEQITALGDFASKTGVIVAFISQVDRSFDPERKRLPDIQDIRLPNFVDLTLFTKTCFLHNGKAQIHGVA
- a CDS encoding antibiotic biosynthesis monooxygenase family protein codes for the protein MFAVIFEAETPLQAQERYLQLASELKPLLSDIPGFISIERFQSISTPGKILSLSWWEDEDAVLSWKNNAMHQAAQLEGQQSIFSFYRIRIASVLRDYSSD
- a CDS encoding DUF6396 domain-containing protein, translated to MATIKRIRYFITMALLTLVCQVQASSLTQAEIDQTLRELRNTDSFTCTHEQITPTSKEVESIFRYGQYLEYQAPESFSKEEGDFTAIARYYRIAVAEGYYPAYTALINLLYKYRPDSGYYSNMSTDRRRQRDDEIAQLKDQLLQQKTANGYLEKAGELAQQWRSAEAAAYYYLAAKAGSAEGQYKLAEYLDDSQIISKIAIPSPPKNAWLRAKELYLCAASQGHQSAWGDAAAIELRYGTDDSIIPLLQRGVAAGSTRSAILLEGIFQGQPISHIVGNENKTRKKLNIKPDLERAKRYEFYFQFLISNQDNFVVSGVIIPDVNKYVPLPPAPLPEWDGILPQQKNTIIAVAKPPEALIKKLSRKENLDPASGRPMN